CCCCAGCCCTGGTCGATCTGCCTTGGATCCGGTGAGGGTATCCTTGAAGATCTTCCGGCAACCTGCAGCTTTGAGGGCATCCGTCTGTAAGTCCAGATTCTGGTCACTTGTGGAGACCCGAGCGTAGCCGACTCTGGGACCGGTGGGGGTTTTGCTGTCAGAACTCATGACTTCAGTGTAGTTCAGCCGCTTGATTGTGGCATCTGATTGTGGCAGCCCTTTGACAGCACTTCTGGGATTTTGGTGGTTTGTTGAGATGATCTCGCAGAGGGGAGGCAAAAAAGCAGGACAGCGGTAAAATTTCAACTTGTGAGAGAAGAAAAA
The genomic region above belongs to Deinococcus roseus and contains:
- a CDS encoding recombinase family protein gives rise to the protein MSSDSKTPTGPRVGYARVSTSDQNLDLQTDALKAAGCRKIFKDTLTGSKADRPGLGEALNYLREGDTLVAWKLDRLCWRIRQNFSSPASS